TCTTTTTCTGAGCCTTGGTGTTGCCTGTCTGCGCTGGCCGTGTGCGGTTGTCAGCAATACTGTTTGATGCACTGCACCCTCTATTGTCTGTTCAGTGTTTAGAATCTCCAGTGGGGAAGAGGAAAAGAAGCTTGGCTGTTAGTTCTTCTCAGGACCCATCTTTCTCAGGATTAAACCAGGTCTGAAACCACAACCACCTCCTAATAATCGCccaaattttgttttgtttttagatttttatttttttgtttgttttgtcttgtttgttttttttgccttttttggagttttttttcctatttaatttagaatttcaACAATAACCATTAACGTTTGTTGGCATTAAACCAGACACACATGCTAAACAGAACTAGAGATTTAACTCCTAATCCAGATTGAAGGGATGACTGGACAGGCGGGTGAAGGACTTGTCACTTCGGGAAGTAGCTGATTGTTCTCAGTCCTAGTcaattctgaaattaatttgtcaTAACACATGATTTTCActagtttctttatttttacttgatcTTCGAAGCTAGAATTGGCATATTGGGGTGTAAGagaattattttccattttaaagagTTGTTGCAGATAGAAAAAGCCCAGTGCTCTACTGTTATTTGTAATCAAGAACTTTGTGACAATTTGATTGGCCAAGTTTCACTGCATTGGGTGCTTGTTCTTGTTGCAGAATGCCTCTTTCAGTTTCTCAGCACTTTTATTGTACCAAAGCTTGTTTTCCCAAAAAGGCCAACATTGGAACATGCTGTCAGAATGTTGGTAGCCTGCAACCAATTGCACAACATGCCACGTGAAAATTGTGGCCTGGTATTAACCTTTTGAACACTGGTCTTCAAATTATTGCATGTTCTTGTTGTTTTGAGATGTGTGctcatctttatttaaatgttcagaTTAGCTGTAGAAAATTGGATACAACATTTGGTTCTCGGCTCCTGAGGTCAAAGATTGTTGGCATCACAGCTATTTGTAGTCATCTTCAGAGCACTGTCAGGAAGTTAAAATACcgaaatattaaatgtttgcGTGGGTTTTTACACTGATGGCCAAGTACTTGTACCTCCGGTTATTTCAGAGGAGAAGGGCTCTTAcataaattgaaaatgtttaaatcagtTTGGCCAGAAAACCACTTCTTATTTAATGCTTCCTCCTTATCGTTAAAGATTGTGGGTTCTTGATACTTTTAAGTCTtaactgttttacattttgtgggAGGTGCTCTTTGAGGTGCCTTCACTGCAGTGTGGTGTTTTTctagggttttttttccatacacaTTAACAAGGTGTTGAATGAggtaaatcaaaattatttaaatgcttttctagTAAGCTTTACTTTCTAGCTCTTTTCTCCAGACTTGACCTCTAGAACGCTGTAAGTGGAATTGCGTCGTTGGCGTAACTAATTGTCTTGACAAGAGGAAATACGTTTCAAATCCCTGGTTGAGCCAAGCAAACAGTGGCACGGCTGAGTGGATACGTTACAATATGGCTGCTGCCTCAGTGAAAAACCAGTTGGGTGAGGCGTTCTCGCTGGGCTGCagcctgtatgtgtgtgtgtgtatgggacAGGATCTGAGTGGCTTTCTACTAATGAGAATGATATTTCAGTCAATGACAGGTTCTTAGAGCTGCTTACATCTCTGCTTGGATAAAGGGCGTGTGTTTCCTTTCCCAGTAAGCTTCATTTGCGTTGTAGACTCTGACCCCATCGCTTCATTGATTACAGCCCCtgatgtattgtttttgttctgaGGTCCAGGTAATAGGTCAGACAGCTCACAGGAGGAAGttggaagaaaatgaaaaatcatgtttgactcttgttttttcttgtttgcaatcggttttaaaaatgtctgtttgtgCTTCTCTTTTCAATTCATTTGTGTAGTTGTTCCTCATCGACTTTGGTCTGGCCAAGAAATACCGAGACAACAGGACACGACAGCACATACCGTACAGAGAAGACAAAAATCTCACAGGCACAGCTCGCTATGCCAGCATCAACGCACACTTGGGCATCGAGCAGAGGTGAGCACTTGGGcacaaaatatttgttccatTTTTGCTTATTGTCCTTTAATCCATTCCAAATCTTAGTCAAATTATTCTGATAACATTTGTAATGGTTTAGAAAACACTTTTGACCGATAtagaaatataatgaaatgtaataaagtatctaattaaagcatttattagagAATAGAACTGGAAATATTTTGGTAATTTTTAGAGATACCCGTCATTTTATGTATActtgttaaatgttaatttgttatTAACTTATTTAGGGATGCATTCACACCCGCTCATATTCTACGCActgcttttgtatttaaaattcattttaaaagtctgccctatttgctatatttttaatcttttatttcatcttaaCAGTCGTCGAGATGACATGGAGTCGCTAGGATACGTGCTGATGTACTTCAACAGAACCAGCCTGCCATGGCAGGGGTTGAAGGTAAGTAGTACAGATAATGCAGATGTTTATGAAGCTGGATTGTAGATGGCAACACTCAGCATGTCTGAGATTTGTTGAATGTTTCTTAGACActgtttatagtttatattataggttgatttttaaaaagcatgccaAGGATTTGAATGCAGTTTATATGAAGTATGAATATTTGCTGCCAATTATGTAATTACAGCTGAATACTACCCAGTGTCCCTGAATAGAACCATCTTTCTTTATTACTGTGGAGGCAAGAACCTTAAAagaataaacttaaaattgCTAGGCAGTATGAAACAGACCGACAGGTGGTGCCTAAAAAATTCTGTAAATCTTCTTTCAGCTGTTATTTATGGCCTCTAGCAGTGTGGGATTGCACACTGATGGACAGCCAGTACCAGATCATAGTGTGCaacgttttcatttttgcctACAGGCTGCCACAAAGAAACAGAAGTATGAGAAGATTAGTGAGAAAAAGATGTCGACCCCTGTCGAGGTCTTGTGTAAGGTATGTGAAATTCTGCATCCTCGCAGCAAGGCTTTTCAAAAGTCTGCACTCATACACCGAATGCGAATACATGGTACAAAACCTCTGCTCCGTTTTAAAGCTTGTAAAGCTACAATTCTCAGGTTCGTTGAAAATATAATTCCAAAACATTCaattttgctaaaaatgttaACCAAAGGTTAATAAATATGATATCTTTCTTGTgataagaatataaatgtttacGTTTTTAGTTTGTCAGCAAACTATGTACAAACAATTGCCTATACGGCTGCAtgatttactgtatataaaaaaaaacaaacttaatgcataaatgcaatCTCATTTCTCAACGACGCTGATTCACTTCTGTGTATTTCTCTGCATTCACATCATGCTGCATTCATTGTGTTATTGGTTACACTCGCACAATAACACCAATCagttataaatcttttttttcagttataaaattttttctcctctccctcATTGGCTGCTTTCCATTATCACTCATGTGACGCCTTCATGCCCTTTTGCACAGGATGCGGAATGCCCTGCActattcacttatttatttcagtggCTTGTGCCATTGAACGTTTGTGGCCAGCACAGTGCATTTTGCGTCCTTTGTGAAAGGCCCACAATGCAAACGGTGTGCGGACAATTGCCACCAATCATCTCAAGTGTCGCCCCACAATAGGAGAGGTTCCTCCCTGTTCCTCAATGTTGATAGTGTAGTGTTCTTAGCCTATAAGGTTCTGTGAAAATTGGAGCAAAAAGTACGGGTTCtcttttatatagttatttatgtatttatttattgttgttaacaGTCTCTTACGTTCAACAACTAGTTAAAAGCTTTACATTTTCCTTCAAAAGAGAAGAGGCTTGAATTGTGCAACCCTAGTTGCTTATAAACCTCTATCCTGTTTCATTTTCTGTTCTAGCCTACATGACTAATTTCAGACAGCCCTTTTCCTGCTAATAGCACTGGGTATtcattatagtatatattgttgggatttttttttttttttcattttcttaatggCTGGTTAGGTTGAGGTGACATTTGAGTTTTGTTAAATTTGTTCTTACATAATGTGCGTTTGACTCTATCTCCAGGGTTTCCCAGCAGAGTTTGCCATGTACCTGAACTACTGTCGTGGGTTGCGGTTTGAAGAAGCACCTGACTACATGTACCTGCGTCAGCTTTTCCGCATTCTTTTCAGGTGCCTGAAAATTTCTTGCGTTGCCTCAACACTCCCAACTGGCCAAGAATCACAAAGACACTCCCAAGTCACAACTTGTTTCTGTAAAGTAGAGGCTGAGGTCAATTTTTCAAGTAGAAAGGCTTACCTGTTGTGGACTTCttgattatttctttaattatggTATGTGCATTTGTTTGGTTTGTATGGATCTACTCACTCCCCCTTGATCACTTCCAGGACTCTGAACCACCAGTATGACTACACATTTGACTGGACCATGCTGAAGCAGAAAGCAGCACAGCAAGCGGCCTCTTCAGGGGGACAGGGGCAACAGGCACAAACCCCCACAGGCAAGCAAACTGACAAACCCAAGAGTAACATGAAAGGTTAGTAGCAAACAGCCAAGCGACGTTTTCAGCGCAAAACAGAGACACCAATtgcttacattttataaaaccaAAAGTGGATTTGGAACATTCGCTCCCCAAAAGATTCATGAAATGCAAAGAAACGGTGTTAGTTCAAGGATGCACCccactcaaaagaaaaaaaaaaatcaattggtATGTCTTTCAAAAGCAAAGACGTCCTTGGGAAATTTGACTACTAACTTTGTACCAAAAAAATGTCTATTCTTCTCTGGGACGAAGGGTTGGCTTCATaatcttttctgtgaatgtCAGATAACCATCCCTCAAATTAACCCCTTTCTAAATGGGATGCTCTATTTGACAGATTTCTCCCAATCATTGTTCCTGGATCTAACACTTGTTAGTCTTGATTTATATTGGTCTCTTCAGTACAAACATGGATACGTGGGAGTGATTTCTAACCACAGACTAACCAAGATCATGTCATTTCCACATCGTTTCATTTACTCTTACTGTACTTTTCTATGTTTGGTGTTGAGGGAACTGTAATGTTGTTCTATGTTCATTTGATGTCTCAACAGTGATATTTTTGTGATTCTAGTTGTGGATCTGCTTTCCAGCAAAAGGTGTAGCCCATTCTAGGTATATGGAGTTGGACTTGGAGCCGTTTTATTTTTCCGTCCGTCATATGTTTCCTGTTGGAGATTTTAAAAGGGATGTTAATGAGCATATAGAGTCTTTTTCACACTACATTAGCGATAAGTAGGCTTGGTCAGATGGTGTAGGCTTTAATGTAGTCTAAATCTGTTGTGCATCTAATGCAGAGTAGGCTTGACACTTGGAAGGGCACAGTTAAGTGGAAAAGCTGCTGTCACTTCTCTTCCACTGCTGTTTTTTTAGTGCCCTGAACTGCAGTAGTATTCAGTGTTTGTCAATTAATGGTATACATCTCATTGGGTATTAAACATCGATATCAAGTTACCTTTGTTGCTTCATAGTCCTAAATTTCATCTACAGTCTGATTGAGCTACTTTGTGATGTTTGCAGTATTTATAAAATAGCCTTGTTTGTAGGTTGCGGGAATATATACCAGAATAGTAGACATTTCTGGCAGTTTTGATATTTAAGACATAATTATCTATATAATGAAGTGATTCCCAGCTGAGCTTTGTGATCCATTTCCTTTGTTATACATGGCTTTTAGTCATGTTCTTTTCGTTTTATAAATGCTTGGTGAAAAGCAGGAAGTCTGTTTTATACTCAAGGTTCATCCTGAATTAAGGCAGAGAACAACTGCTGTTAAAAGTGGCTGGACTAAGAATAGCATTTGCTGATGAGGTGGTATTGGCCTAATCCGTTGTGCACACTGTTTTAGTTTGATTACGCCCCCCCTTCCCTTTAAAAGCTGAGATTCACCATAAACCCTGCTTAGAAATATGGTTGTAACAACTAGGTTGCGATAACTCCATTTGTTTAAAGATTTATGTATCTTTAGAGGCTCAGAAAATgagtactgtccctttaagatccCTTTGGCTGAACCAGCCAAAGCCAAGAATTTAAGTGGTGAGGCTCAGGAGTGTTTGAGCTTGAAAGAACTTTATTTGCTGGGGATTGTTGGTTTCTTGGTTACCGGTGCAACTTTGTTAGTTCTGCAACAGCGGAGGCCTGGAGCTTGCTCTGTTGAATTATGGCAAGATTTGTCTTGAGAGTGCTGCGTCAGCATACTTCCTCACGCTAAATGAATGCAGACTTGTCAagcatttaattcttttttcaCTCTTCAAATGTTCCATTAGTGTCTATAGAAATGTCAAGGCTGCAGTAGCTAAATGTAACTATACTCTGCAAGTAGTAGCAGCTTGAACCTAACAATCAGGTTACTTGGCAACAGGTTTGAATCATCTATCCATTGTGTATTGCTTCTAAATGAATGGGATTTGAATCTAAAAATACTTTCATCTTTGCTACTCCTAAAGCCCGAA
The genomic region above belongs to Puntigrus tetrazona isolate hp1 chromosome 14, ASM1883169v1, whole genome shotgun sequence and contains:
- the csnk1a1 gene encoding casein kinase I isoform X4, whose product is MASSSGSKAEFIVGGKYKLVRKIGSGSFGDIYLAINITNGEEVAVKLESQKARHPQLLYESKLYKILQGGVGIPHIRWYGQEKDYNVLVMDLLGPSLEDLFNFCSRRFTMKTVLMLADQMISRIEYVHTKNFIHRDIKPDNFLMGIGRHCNKLFLIDFGLAKKYRDNRTRQHIPYREDKNLTGTARYASINAHLGIEQSRRDDMESLGYVLMYFNRTSLPWQGLKAATKKQKYEKISEKKMSTPVEVLCKGFPAEFAMYLNYCRGLRFEEAPDYMYLRQLFRILFRTLNHQYDYTFDWTMLKQKAAQQAASSGGQGQQAQTPTGKQTDKPKSNMKGF
- the csnk1a1 gene encoding casein kinase I isoform X2 codes for the protein MASSSGSKAEFIVGGKYKLVRKIGSGSFGDIYLAINITNGEEVAVKLESQKARHPQLLYESKLYKILQGGVGIPHIRWYGQEKDYNVLVMDLLGPSLEDLFNFCSRRFTMKTVLMLADQMISRIEYVHTKNFIHRDIKPDNFLMGIGRHCNKCLESPVGKRKRSLAVSSSQDPSFSGLNQLFLIDFGLAKKYRDNRTRQHIPYREDKNLTGTARYASINAHLGIEQSRRDDMESLGYVLMYFNRTSLPWQGLKAATKKQKYEKISEKKMSTPVEVLCKGFPAEFAMYLNYCRGLRFEEAPDYMYLRQLFRILFRTLNHQYDYTFDWTMLKQKAAQQAASSGGQGQQAQTPTGKQTDKPKSNMKG
- the csnk1a1 gene encoding casein kinase I isoform X1, which translates into the protein MASSSGSKAEFIVGGKYKLVRKIGSGSFGDIYLAINITNGEEVAVKLESQKARHPQLLYESKLYKILQGGVGIPHIRWYGQEKDYNVLVMDLLGPSLEDLFNFCSRRFTMKTVLMLADQMISRIEYVHTKNFIHRDIKPDNFLMGIGRHCNKCLESPVGKRKRSLAVSSSQDPSFSGLNQLFLIDFGLAKKYRDNRTRQHIPYREDKNLTGTARYASINAHLGIEQSRRDDMESLGYVLMYFNRTSLPWQGLKAATKKQKYEKISEKKMSTPVEVLCKGFPAEFAMYLNYCRGLRFEEAPDYMYLRQLFRILFRTLNHQYDYTFDWTMLKQKAAQQAASSGGQGQQAQTPTGKQTDKPKSNMKGF
- the csnk1a1 gene encoding casein kinase I isoform X3, with translation MASSSGSKAEFIVGGKYKLVRKIGSGSFGDIYLAINITNGEEVAVKLESQKARHPQLLYESKLYKILQGGVGIPHIRWYGQEKDYNVLVMDLLGPSLEDLFNFCSRRFTMKTVLMLADQMISRIEYVHTKNFIHRDIKPDNFLMGIGRHCNKCLESPVGKRKRSLAVSSSQDPSFSGLNQLFLIDFGLAKKYRDNRTRQHIPYREDKNLTGTARYASINAHLGIEQSRRDDMESLGYVLMYFNRTSLPWQGLKAATKKQKYEKISEKKMSTPVEVLCKGFPAEFAMYLNYCRGLRFEEAPDYMYLRQLFRILFRTLNHQYDYTFDWTMLKQKAAQQAASSGGQGQQAQTPTGF